The following coding sequences are from one Bradyrhizobium sp. WSM471 window:
- a CDS encoding HAMP domain-containing protein, protein MSDLDPGSASRSGRRIPKPKTNGMSEPDSRAELLLALQAMRNGDFSVRMSGDYLGIDGKLADTFNDIIAANQRMAQQLELVGQVVGREGKTRQRVKFGLASGSWADMEGSVNTLIDDLLWPTREVTRAVAAVAQGDLLQTVKLDVDGRPLRGEFLQSATIVNTMIKQLGVFTSEVTRVAREVGTEGKLGGQAQVPEVTGVWKDLTESVNSMANNLTNQVRNIAEVTIAVANGDLSKKITVDVRGEILQLKEAINTMVDQLRSFASEVTRVAREVGTDGKLGGQAIVPGVAGTWKDLTDSVNAMCGNLTAQVRNIANVTTAVARGDLSRKITVDVRGEILELKDTINTMVDQLNSFASEVTRVAREVGTEGKLGGQAQVPGVAGTWKDLTDNVNFMASNLTAQVRNIADVATAIASGDLSKKITVNVSGEILQLKETLNTMVDQLNAFAGEVTRVAREVGTEGRLGGQANVLGVAGTWKDLTESVNSMASNLTAQVRNIAEVTTAVAGGDLSKKITVDVRGEILELKDTINTMVDQLNAFAGEVTRVAREVGTEGKLGGQAQVRGVAGTWKDLTDSVNSMASNLTGQVRNIAEVATAVAKGDLSKKITVNVSGEILQLKETLNTMVDQLNAFAGEVTRVAREVGTEGKLGGQAEVPGVAGTWKDLTDSVNSMAGNLTAQVRNIAEVATAIAGGDLSRKITVDVRGEILQLKDTLNTMVDQLNRFAGEVTRVAREVGTEGRLGGQANVPGVAGTWKDLTDSVNSMAGNLTAQVRNIAEVTTAVARGDLSRKITVDVRGEILELKNTINTMVDQLNGFAGEVTRVAREVGTEGKLGGQAEVPGVAGTWKDLTDNVNFMASNLTAQVRNIAEVATAIAGGDLSKKITVDVRGEILLLKDTLNTMVEQLRSFAAEVTRVAREVGTEGRLGGQAVVPGVGGTWKDLTDNVNLLAANLTTQVRNIAEVTTAVARGDLSRKITVDVKGEILELKNTINTMVDQLNAFAGEVTRVAREVGTEGELGGQAQVPGVAGTWKDLTDTVNFMAANLTEQVRGIVKVVTAVANGDLKQNLTVKSKGEVAALADTINNMTETLATFADQVTSVAREVGVEGRLGGQADVPGAAGTWKDLTGNVNLLAANLTSQVRAIAEVATAVTKGDLTRSIQVDARGEVAELKDNINTMITNLRLTTDVNTEQDWLKTNLAKFTNMLQGQRDLTTVGRLLLTELSPLVNAHTGVIYQVENEDSPRLLLLASYAGDGVYPYPRVLPFGDGLIGQCALDRRPRVIADIPADVVPINSALLRVAPKNLVVLPVLFEGQVKAVIELASLTSFTTSQMTFLEQLTDSIGIVLNSIEATMQTEGLLKQSQQLAGELQTQQRELQQTNDQLEQKAQQLAERNVEVERKNQEIEQARRALEEKATELALTSKYKSEFLANMSHELRTPLNSILILGQQLTDNPDGNLTGKQVEFARTIHGAGTDLLNLISDILDLSKIESGTVTVDAEEILTANLLETVGRPFRHEAENRNLSFKIDVDPNLARSLVTDSKRLQQVLKNLLSNAFKFTAEGEVRLKVAAAVGGWGTDHPVLNSAPAVIAFEVSDTGIGIPLEKQKLIFEAFQQADAGTSRKYGGTGLGLAISRELASLLGGEIHLRSLPGKGSCFTLYLPLKYSGPTLAPRAAPQQSQPPALQPATAEPQRVIEQLPDDRLNLEPGDSILLIVEDDPHYARVLVDLARDKGFKVLVAARGAEALELAKQYQPRAVSLDVFLPDMLGWTVLSQLKHNPLTRHIPVQIITLDEDRQHALARGAFSFVNKPTTTEGVSAALTQIKEYARPRRKRLLIVEDNEAEQLSIRELLHHDDIEIVATGTGADALSMLRENPCDCVVLDLRLPDMTGFEVLDQIRNDDALSNVPVVVFTGRELSAEEDAELHTMARSIVVKGVESPERLLDETALFLHRVITELPVEKQRMLEKLNSSDEDLIGKTALLVDDDARNIFALSSVLERRGMKVLTATTGNEAVTLVESNPEIAIVLMDIMMPQMDGYQTIGVIRENPTFARLPIIALTAKAMKGDREKCLEAGASDYLAKPVNTDQLLLAIRMWLHR, encoded by the coding sequence ATGAGCGACCTCGATCCCGGATCTGCATCACGTTCCGGTCGTCGCATTCCAAAGCCAAAGACCAACGGCATGTCGGAGCCGGATTCCCGGGCAGAATTGCTGCTCGCCCTGCAGGCCATGCGCAACGGCGATTTCTCGGTGCGCATGAGCGGCGACTATCTCGGCATCGACGGCAAGCTCGCCGACACTTTCAACGACATCATCGCCGCCAATCAGCGCATGGCGCAGCAGCTCGAGCTGGTCGGCCAGGTCGTGGGCCGCGAGGGCAAGACGCGCCAGCGCGTGAAGTTTGGGCTGGCCTCCGGCTCCTGGGCCGACATGGAAGGCTCGGTCAACACGCTGATCGACGATTTGCTGTGGCCGACGCGCGAGGTGACGCGAGCGGTCGCGGCCGTGGCACAGGGCGACCTGCTCCAGACCGTCAAGCTCGACGTCGATGGACGTCCCCTGCGCGGCGAATTCCTGCAGTCGGCGACCATCGTCAACACCATGATCAAGCAGCTCGGCGTGTTCACCTCCGAGGTGACGCGCGTGGCGCGCGAGGTCGGCACCGAAGGCAAGCTCGGCGGCCAGGCCCAGGTGCCTGAGGTGACCGGCGTCTGGAAGGATCTGACCGAGAGCGTCAACTCGATGGCGAACAACTTGACCAACCAGGTTCGCAACATCGCCGAGGTGACGATCGCAGTTGCGAACGGCGACCTCTCGAAGAAGATCACGGTCGACGTCCGCGGCGAGATCCTTCAGCTCAAGGAAGCCATCAACACGATGGTGGACCAGCTCCGCTCCTTTGCCTCGGAAGTGACGCGCGTGGCGCGCGAGGTCGGCACCGACGGCAAGCTTGGCGGCCAGGCCATCGTGCCCGGCGTCGCCGGAACCTGGAAGGATCTCACCGACAGCGTCAACGCGATGTGCGGCAACCTCACCGCACAGGTGCGCAACATCGCCAACGTCACCACCGCCGTGGCGCGCGGCGACCTGTCGCGCAAGATCACGGTGGACGTGCGCGGCGAAATCCTGGAGCTGAAGGACACCATCAACACTATGGTGGACCAGCTCAACTCGTTCGCCTCGGAAGTGACGCGCGTGGCGCGCGAGGTCGGCACCGAAGGCAAGCTCGGCGGCCAGGCCCAGGTGCCGGGCGTCGCCGGTACCTGGAAGGACCTCACCGACAACGTCAACTTCATGGCGTCGAACCTCACCGCGCAGGTCCGCAACATCGCCGATGTTGCCACCGCCATCGCGAGCGGCGACCTCTCGAAGAAGATCACGGTGAACGTCTCGGGCGAAATCCTTCAATTGAAGGAAACGCTCAACACCATGGTCGATCAGCTCAACGCCTTTGCCGGCGAAGTCACGCGCGTCGCGCGCGAGGTCGGCACCGAGGGCCGGCTCGGCGGCCAGGCCAACGTGCTCGGCGTCGCCGGCACCTGGAAGGACTTGACCGAGAGCGTCAACTCGATGGCCTCGAACCTCACCGCGCAGGTCCGTAACATCGCGGAGGTGACGACCGCGGTCGCCGGCGGCGATCTGTCGAAAAAGATCACCGTCGATGTCCGCGGCGAAATCCTGGAGCTGAAAGACACCATCAACACCATGGTGGACCAGCTCAACGCCTTTGCCGGCGAAGTCACGCGCGTGGCCCGCGAGGTCGGCACCGAAGGCAAGCTCGGCGGCCAGGCCCAGGTGCGCGGCGTCGCCGGCACCTGGAAGGATCTCACCGACAGCGTCAACTCGATGGCCTCGAACCTGACCGGCCAGGTCCGCAACATCGCCGAAGTCGCGACCGCGGTGGCCAAGGGCGATTTGTCGAAGAAGATCACCGTCAACGTGTCAGGCGAAATCCTTCAGCTGAAGGAAACGCTCAACACCATGGTGGACCAGCTCAACGCCTTCGCCGGCGAAGTCACGCGCGTCGCGCGCGAAGTCGGCACCGAAGGCAAGCTCGGCGGCCAGGCCGAAGTGCCCGGCGTGGCCGGCACGTGGAAAGACCTCACCGACAGCGTCAACTCGATGGCGGGCAACCTCACCGCCCAGGTCCGCAACATCGCCGAAGTCGCGACCGCGATCGCCGGTGGCGATCTGTCCCGCAAGATTACCGTCGACGTGCGCGGCGAGATCCTTCAGCTCAAGGACACGCTGAACACGATGGTCGACCAGCTCAACCGCTTCGCGGGCGAGGTGACGCGCGTGGCGCGCGAGGTCGGCACCGAAGGCCGCCTCGGCGGCCAGGCCAACGTGCCCGGCGTGGCCGGCACCTGGAAGGACCTCACCGACAGCGTCAACTCGATGGCGGGCAACCTCACCGCCCAGGTCCGCAACATCGCCGAAGTGACCACGGCCGTGGCGCGCGGCGACCTCTCGCGCAAGATCACCGTCGACGTCCGTGGCGAGATTTTGGAGCTGAAGAATACCATCAACACCATGGTGGACCAGCTCAACGGCTTCGCCGGTGAAGTGACGCGCGTCGCGCGCGAGGTCGGCACCGAAGGCAAGCTCGGCGGCCAGGCCGAGGTGCCCGGCGTTGCCGGCACCTGGAAGGATCTCACCGACAACGTCAACTTCATGGCCTCGAACCTCACGGCGCAGGTCCGCAACATCGCCGAGGTCGCGACCGCGATCGCCGGCGGCGACCTGTCGAAGAAGATCACGGTGGACGTGCGTGGCGAGATTCTGCTGCTCAAGGACACCTTGAACACCATGGTCGAGCAACTCCGCTCCTTCGCCGCGGAAGTGACGCGCGTCGCGCGCGAAGTCGGCACCGAGGGCCGGCTCGGCGGCCAGGCCGTCGTGCCCGGCGTCGGCGGCACCTGGAAGGACCTCACCGACAACGTCAACCTGCTGGCCGCGAACCTCACCACCCAGGTCCGCAACATCGCCGAAGTCACCACCGCCGTCGCGCGCGGCGACCTGTCGCGCAAGATCACCGTCGACGTGAAGGGCGAAATCCTCGAGCTCAAGAACACCATCAACACCATGGTGGACCAGCTCAATGCGTTCGCCGGCGAAGTGACGCGCGTTGCCCGCGAGGTCGGCACCGAAGGCGAACTCGGCGGCCAGGCCCAGGTGCCCGGCGTCGCCGGCACCTGGAAGGACCTCACCGACACCGTCAACTTCATGGCGGCGAACCTGACCGAGCAGGTCCGCGGCATCGTCAAGGTGGTGACCGCGGTCGCCAACGGCGACCTCAAGCAGAACCTCACAGTGAAATCGAAGGGCGAGGTCGCGGCGCTCGCCGACACCATCAACAATATGACCGAGACGCTCGCGACCTTCGCCGACCAGGTGACGTCGGTGGCGCGCGAGGTCGGCGTCGAGGGCCGGCTCGGCGGTCAGGCCGACGTGCCCGGCGCCGCGGGCACCTGGAAGGATCTCACCGGCAACGTCAATTTGCTGGCAGCCAACCTCACCTCGCAGGTGCGCGCGATCGCGGAAGTGGCGACCGCCGTGACCAAGGGTGACCTGACGCGATCGATCCAGGTCGACGCCCGCGGAGAGGTCGCGGAGCTGAAAGACAACATCAACACGATGATCACGAACCTCCGTCTTACGACGGACGTGAACACCGAACAGGACTGGCTGAAGACCAATCTGGCAAAATTCACCAACATGCTTCAGGGCCAGCGCGACCTCACCACCGTTGGTCGCCTGCTGTTGACCGAATTGTCGCCGCTGGTGAACGCACATACCGGCGTGATCTATCAGGTCGAGAACGAAGACAGTCCGCGGCTCCTGCTGCTTGCCTCCTATGCCGGTGACGGAGTCTATCCGTATCCGCGCGTGCTACCATTCGGCGACGGCCTGATCGGCCAATGCGCGCTCGACCGGCGCCCACGCGTGATTGCGGACATTCCGGCCGACGTGGTGCCGATCAATTCGGCGCTGCTTCGCGTCGCGCCGAAGAACCTCGTGGTGCTGCCGGTGCTGTTCGAAGGCCAGGTCAAGGCGGTCATCGAGCTCGCCTCGCTCACCTCCTTCACGACCTCGCAGATGACCTTCCTGGAGCAGCTCACGGACTCGATCGGCATCGTGCTCAACTCGATCGAGGCGACGATGCAGACCGAAGGCCTGCTCAAGCAGTCGCAGCAGCTCGCCGGCGAGCTCCAGACCCAGCAGCGCGAACTGCAGCAGACCAACGACCAGCTCGAACAGAAGGCGCAGCAGCTCGCCGAGCGCAACGTCGAAGTCGAGCGCAAGAACCAGGAGATCGAGCAGGCCCGCCGCGCACTGGAGGAAAAGGCAACCGAGCTCGCGCTGACCTCGAAGTACAAGTCCGAATTCCTGGCCAATATGAGCCACGAGCTGCGCACGCCGCTGAACTCGATCCTGATCCTCGGCCAGCAGCTCACCGACAACCCGGACGGCAATCTTACCGGCAAGCAGGTCGAATTCGCCCGCACCATCCATGGCGCCGGCACCGACCTGCTCAATCTCATCAGCGACATTCTCGATCTCTCCAAGATCGAGTCCGGTACGGTGACGGTCGACGCCGAGGAAATCCTGACCGCGAACCTGCTCGAGACGGTCGGGCGGCCGTTCCGTCACGAGGCGGAGAACCGCAATTTGTCGTTCAAGATCGACGTCGATCCGAATCTCGCGCGCAGCCTCGTCACCGACTCCAAGCGCCTGCAGCAGGTTTTGAAGAACCTGCTCTCCAACGCCTTCAAGTTCACCGCCGAGGGCGAAGTGCGCCTTAAGGTGGCCGCCGCAGTCGGCGGCTGGGGCACGGATCATCCCGTGCTGAACTCGGCGCCGGCCGTGATCGCATTCGAAGTGTCCGACACCGGCATCGGCATTCCCCTGGAGAAGCAGAAGCTGATCTTCGAGGCGTTCCAGCAAGCGGATGCCGGCACCAGCCGCAAATATGGCGGCACCGGCCTCGGCCTTGCGATCAGCCGTGAGCTCGCAAGCCTGCTCGGCGGCGAGATCCACCTGCGCAGCTTGCCAGGCAAGGGGTCGTGCTTCACGCTTTACCTGCCGCTGAAATATTCCGGCCCGACGCTCGCGCCCCGCGCGGCGCCCCAACAGAGCCAGCCGCCGGCGCTGCAGCCCGCTACAGCCGAACCGCAGCGCGTTATCGAGCAGCTTCCCGACGACCGGCTCAACCTCGAACCCGGCGACAGCATCCTCCTGATCGTCGAGGACGACCCGCACTATGCGCGCGTGCTGGTCGACCTCGCGCGCGACAAGGGATTCAAGGTGCTGGTCGCCGCCCGCGGCGCAGAGGCGCTGGAACTTGCAAAGCAGTACCAGCCGAGGGCCGTCTCGCTCGACGTATTCCTGCCGGATATGCTCGGCTGGACTGTGCTGAGCCAGCTCAAGCACAATCCGCTGACCCGCCACATCCCCGTGCAGATCATCACGCTCGACGAGGACCGCCAGCATGCGCTGGCGCGCGGCGCCTTCTCCTTCGTCAACAAGCCGACGACGACCGAGGGTGTCTCGGCCGCGCTGACGCAGATCAAGGAATATGCGCGGCCACGGCGCAAGCGGCTGCTGATCGTCGAGGACAACGAGGCCGAGCAACTCTCGATCCGTGAGCTCCTGCACCACGACGACATCGAGATCGTGGCGACCGGCACCGGTGCCGACGCGCTCTCGATGCTGCGTGAGAACCCCTGTGATTGCGTCGTGCTCGACCTGCGCCTGCCCGACATGACCGGCTTCGAGGTGCTGGACCAGATCCGGAACGATGACGCGCTATCGAATGTTCCGGTCGTCGTCTTCACCGGCCGCGAGCTGTCGGCCGAGGAAGATGCGGAACTCCACACCATGGCGCGGAGCATCGTGGTCAAGGGCGTGGAATCGCCGGAGCGCCTGCTTGACGAGACCGCGCTGTTCCTGCACCGCGTGATCACGGAATTGCCGGTCGAGAAACAGCGCATGCTCGAGAAGCTGAACAGTTCCGACGAGGACCTGATCGGCAAGACCGCCCTGCTCGTCGACGACGACGCCCGCAACATCTTCGCGCTGTCGAGCGTGCTGGAGCGGCGCGGCATGAAGGTGCTGACGGCCACGACCGGGAACGAGGCGGTGACCCTGGTCGAATCCAACCCGGAGATCGCCATCGTGCTGATGGACATTATGATGCCGCAGATGGATGGGTATCAGACGATCGGCGTCATTCGTGAAAATCCGACCTTCGCCCGTCTCCCGATCATCGCGTTGACGGCCAAGGCCATGAAGGGCGACCGCGAGAAATGCCTCGAGGCCGGCGCGTCGGACTACCTCGCCAAACCCGTCAACACCGATCAATTGCTGCTTGCAATCCGCATGTGGCTGCACCGCTGA
- a CDS encoding DUF3147 family protein: MTEYIVRFIAGGIIVSAFAILGDMLKPKSFAGLLGAAPSVALATLGIAVVQHGPQYAAAESWTMIYGAVALGCYSVVVCHLLIRYRLSALPATVLAVIVWLAVAFGLLAGFGGAA, encoded by the coding sequence GTGACCGAATACATCGTGCGCTTCATCGCCGGTGGCATCATCGTCTCCGCTTTTGCGATCTTGGGCGACATGCTCAAACCCAAAAGCTTTGCGGGGTTGCTCGGCGCAGCACCGTCGGTCGCACTGGCGACGCTCGGCATCGCCGTCGTCCAGCACGGCCCGCAATATGCCGCGGCCGAAAGCTGGACGATGATCTATGGCGCGGTCGCGCTCGGCTGCTACAGCGTCGTGGTCTGCCATCTGCTGATCAGATATCGTCTGTCCGCGCTGCCCGCGACCGTCCTCGCTGTCATCGTCTGGCTTGCGGTCGCCTTCGGCCTGCTCGCCGGCTTCGGAGGTGCGGCCTGA
- a CDS encoding DUF4142 domain-containing protein — MRILLAMVLAFISTAALADSTGERRPAGRTPTATETISDLYTFSRFQQGLLESTDLKGNAEVKNLAALRAEEAARRDKALKLIQEAIGTEPRITKTTPASASLIEPETSDGPTFVRSFYAAQIPEYEAVIDLLERYLKAPDNAALAAFAREQLPLLRSQVKDAERTMADK; from the coding sequence ATGCGGATTCTCCTCGCGATGGTTTTGGCGTTCATCAGCACGGCAGCGCTTGCCGACAGCACCGGGGAGCGAAGGCCGGCCGGCCGCACGCCGACCGCAACCGAGACCATCAGCGATCTCTACACCTTCAGCCGCTTCCAGCAGGGTCTGCTGGAGAGCACCGACCTCAAGGGCAATGCCGAGGTCAAGAACCTCGCCGCCCTGCGCGCCGAAGAAGCGGCCCGGCGTGACAAGGCTCTGAAGTTGATTCAGGAGGCGATCGGCACCGAACCGCGCATCACCAAGACGACCCCGGCGAGCGCGAGCCTGATCGAGCCCGAAACCTCGGACGGGCCGACTTTCGTCAGAAGCTTCTATGCCGCGCAGATTCCCGAGTATGAAGCGGTGATCGACCTGCTCGAACGCTATCTCAAGGCGCCCGACAATGCCGCGCTTGCAGCGTTCGCGCGAGAGCAGCTCCCTCTGTTGCGCTCGCAGGTCAAGGACGCCGAGCGCACGATGGCAGACAAGTAG